The proteins below come from a single Mycolicibacterium sp. TY81 genomic window:
- a CDS encoding SDR family NAD(P)-dependent oxidoreductase, translating into MTRTDRAILITGANSGIGKEIARQLALRGAFSTIFLACRNLTRAASARSDLERATNTALFEILHMDVADPGSVQSALDTITKPLHTVVLNAGGLGGPKPLALNDHGVTEVFAANVLGHVMLLEALIQREMLTAAAVLTGSEAARGVVQLRIPPPTFAHHSADEFAGVIDGSFYTGRRATAMLAYAHAKYLGALWISALARRHPDLRLLTVSPGNTAGTNAFEHTNPIVRTVMSRVVMPYIAPLFGLAHKLDVGARRLVDAIVDDSYRSGVFYASGAGKLTGPVVDQATILADFADTTIQDRADEAIHRFVAAAR; encoded by the coding sequence ATGACACGGACGGATCGGGCCATTCTCATCACGGGCGCGAATTCCGGGATCGGCAAGGAGATCGCACGGCAACTGGCACTGCGCGGCGCATTTTCGACAATCTTCCTCGCGTGTCGCAACCTCACGCGAGCCGCGTCGGCACGATCCGACCTCGAGCGCGCCACGAACACCGCGCTGTTCGAAATCCTGCACATGGACGTCGCCGATCCCGGATCTGTGCAATCGGCCCTCGACACGATCACCAAACCGCTGCACACCGTCGTCTTGAACGCTGGCGGCCTCGGCGGGCCAAAACCATTGGCGCTCAACGACCATGGTGTCACCGAGGTCTTCGCCGCAAACGTGCTGGGGCACGTGATGCTGCTGGAGGCGCTGATCCAGCGTGAAATGTTAACCGCCGCCGCCGTGCTGACCGGCAGCGAGGCTGCCCGTGGTGTTGTTCAATTGCGCATCCCACCCCCAACCTTCGCCCACCATTCCGCCGACGAGTTCGCCGGCGTCATCGACGGATCCTTCTACACCGGCAGGCGCGCCACCGCGATGCTGGCTTACGCCCACGCGAAATATCTTGGTGCACTGTGGATATCGGCCCTGGCACGCCGCCATCCCGACCTTCGTCTGCTCACCGTGAGCCCGGGCAACACCGCAGGCACCAACGCGTTCGAGCACACCAACCCGATAGTGAGGACCGTCATGAGCCGCGTCGTGATGCCCTACATCGCACCGCTGTTCGGCCTTGCGCACAAGCTCGACGTCGGCGCGCGACGTCTGGTTGACGCAATCGTCGATGACTCGTACCGCAGCGGAGTGTTCTACGCCAGTGGCGCCGGGAAGCTCACCGGGCCCGTCGTCGACCAGGCGACGATCCTGGCAGACTTCGCCGACACCACGATCCAAGATCGCGCCGACGAAGCCATCCACCGATTTGTCGCCGCCGCTCGCTGA
- a CDS encoding haloalkane dehalogenase, producing the protein MSVGLPEVFRTPEGRFAHLPGYDFTPHYVDVDGLRIHYLDEGPREGTPIVCFHGEPSWVYLYRKMIGPLVAAGHRVIAPDYAGFGRSDKPTDPNWYTFDRHVQIVSAVLDRLDVQQATAVVQDWGGPIGLRWAVEHSDRVAALAIFNTGLFTGRVSKGFLSWREFAEKNPDLPVGMVIQGATATDLADDVVAAYDAPFPTPESKAGAARFPLLVPITGDDVGANEMRAVIDQLSRWQKPALVAFSDQDPIFPFPRAGQVFCDLIPGAIDQVRIEGASHFLQEDRGELLAHEVLKVAP; encoded by the coding sequence ATGAGCGTTGGCCTGCCTGAAGTTTTTCGGACCCCGGAGGGCCGATTCGCCCACCTGCCTGGCTATGACTTCACGCCGCACTATGTCGACGTTGACGGTCTGCGGATCCATTACCTCGACGAGGGCCCGCGCGAGGGCACGCCGATCGTGTGTTTTCACGGCGAGCCGAGTTGGGTTTACCTGTACCGCAAGATGATCGGCCCGCTGGTGGCCGCGGGCCACCGTGTCATTGCGCCGGACTACGCCGGCTTCGGGCGCTCGGACAAGCCGACTGACCCGAACTGGTACACCTTCGACCGGCACGTGCAGATCGTCAGCGCGGTGCTCGATCGCCTCGACGTGCAGCAGGCGACGGCCGTGGTGCAGGACTGGGGCGGCCCGATCGGCCTGCGCTGGGCCGTCGAGCACTCCGATCGCGTGGCTGCACTGGCGATCTTCAACACCGGGCTGTTCACGGGGCGGGTGTCCAAAGGGTTCCTGTCCTGGCGCGAGTTCGCCGAGAAGAACCCCGACCTCCCGGTCGGAATGGTGATCCAGGGTGCGACGGCCACCGACCTGGCCGACGACGTCGTCGCCGCCTACGACGCGCCCTTCCCCACGCCCGAGTCCAAAGCCGGGGCGGCCCGCTTCCCGCTGCTTGTCCCCATCACGGGCGACGACGTCGGGGCCAACGAGATGCGGGCGGTCATCGACCAGCTGTCGCGGTGGCAGAAGCCGGCCCTGGTGGCGTTCTCCGACCAGGACCCCATCTTCCCCTTCCCCCGAGCTGGTCAGGTGTTCTGTGACCTCATCCCCGGCGCCATCGATCAGGTGCGCATCGAAGGCGCATCGCACTTCCTGCAGGAGGATCGCGGCGAGCTCCTCGCCCACGAGGTGCTCAAGGTGGCGCCGTGA
- a CDS encoding anti-sigma factor — MTSKAGRMRWWWRRRGVMRSRPLRCEEMVELVTAYLEDALDADDRARFETHLHGCEGCAAYLDQLHATVGTLGGIREEHLDPVYRARLLAAFAETAGSW, encoded by the coding sequence ATGACGTCTAAGGCTGGCCGGATGCGGTGGTGGTGGCGGCGGCGCGGGGTGATGCGGTCGCGCCCGCTGCGGTGCGAGGAGATGGTCGAGCTGGTCACGGCGTATCTGGAGGACGCGCTCGATGCCGACGATCGCGCGCGCTTTGAGACGCATCTGCACGGATGTGAGGGCTGCGCCGCTTATTTGGACCAGTTGCACGCCACGGTCGGCACTCTGGGCGGCATCCGTGAGGAGCACCTCGATCCGGTCTACCGCGCCCGGCTGCTGGCCGCCTTCGCCGAGACGGCGGGCTCATGGTAA
- a CDS encoding RNA polymerase sigma factor: protein MVTRIAGEQALVTGLRAGDQRAFAQLVDEHTPALLRVARAYVSDHPTAEDVVQETWIAVVKGIRGFEGRSSLKTWLFAVLTNIAKQRGVRDHRRNETLTDFGAATVDPARFHRPGEPGAGSWKQPPAPFPDSPEGSVLHRELLEVARRELDKLPEGQRAVVTLRDLLGFDAAEVCEVLDITAGNQRVLLHRGRAAIRQSLEDYLSAGQREF, encoded by the coding sequence ATGGTAACCCGGATCGCCGGTGAGCAGGCGTTGGTCACGGGGCTTCGCGCGGGTGATCAGCGTGCCTTTGCTCAACTGGTCGACGAGCACACGCCCGCCCTGTTGCGTGTCGCACGCGCCTACGTCTCCGATCACCCGACAGCCGAGGACGTGGTGCAAGAGACTTGGATCGCCGTGGTGAAGGGCATTAGGGGTTTTGAGGGCCGATCCTCGCTCAAGACGTGGCTCTTTGCGGTGTTGACAAACATCGCCAAGCAGCGCGGGGTTCGCGATCATCGGCGCAACGAGACCCTCACCGACTTCGGTGCGGCCACCGTGGATCCAGCGCGCTTTCACCGTCCCGGCGAGCCCGGCGCCGGCTCGTGGAAACAGCCGCCGGCGCCGTTCCCGGACAGCCCGGAGGGCTCGGTTCTGCATCGCGAGTTGTTGGAGGTTGCCCGGCGTGAGCTGGACAAGTTACCCGAGGGACAACGCGCCGTGGTGACCCTGCGCGACCTTCTCGGGTTCGACGCCGCGGAGGTCTGCGAGGTGCTCGACATCACCGCGGGCAATCAACGGGTGCTGCTGCACCGCGGACGCGCAGCGATCCGTCAAAGTCTTGAGGATTACCTCAGCGCAGGCCAGCGAGAGTTCTGA
- a CDS encoding TetR/AcrR family transcriptional regulator: MSFSGCPHCDRPARARPLPATARGQRARAQIVDAAATLTYHNGVSTTSLDDVLTAAGAGKGQMYHYFDGKADLVAAVIERQLELVLAAQQPELDHTDSWQGIDAWMARIVREQSRRGGPFGCPLGTIAAELKNDDTFGPSLDAAFARWEAPLARGLKAMKDRGDLVHTAKPARLAAMVIAALQGGMLLARVRGNVTVLRDTLDGAVTELHRWAATSAPAKPGSARRKRQTR, encoded by the coding sequence ATATCCTTTTCGGGATGTCCGCATTGCGACCGACCGGCACGGGCGCGCCCGCTCCCAGCGACCGCGCGCGGTCAGCGTGCGCGCGCACAGATCGTGGACGCCGCGGCCACGTTGACGTATCACAACGGCGTGAGCACCACCAGCCTCGACGACGTGCTGACCGCCGCGGGCGCCGGCAAGGGCCAGATGTATCACTATTTCGACGGCAAGGCCGACCTGGTGGCCGCGGTGATCGAGCGGCAACTGGAGTTGGTGCTCGCCGCGCAGCAACCCGAACTCGACCACACCGACTCCTGGCAGGGCATCGACGCGTGGATGGCCCGCATCGTGCGCGAGCAATCCCGAAGGGGCGGCCCGTTCGGGTGTCCGTTGGGAACGATCGCGGCCGAGTTGAAAAACGATGACACGTTTGGCCCCAGCCTGGATGCCGCGTTCGCTCGGTGGGAAGCCCCCCTGGCGCGCGGGCTGAAGGCGATGAAGGATCGCGGCGACCTGGTGCACACGGCGAAACCGGCGCGCCTGGCCGCCATGGTCATCGCCGCCCTGCAGGGCGGGATGTTGCTCGCCCGTGTGCGCGGAAACGTCACCGTGCTACGCGACACCCTCGACGGCGCGGTCACCGAACTTCACCGCTGGGCGGCTACTTCAGCACCCGCCAAACCCGGATCGGCCCGCCGCAAGCGCCAAACCCGTTGA
- a CDS encoding peroxiredoxin-like family protein, whose amino-acid sequence MRKANVVGPGTVVAPRELVTVSGETVRIPDPDRLVHLQLRRFAGCPICNVHLQSMARRYDEIAAAGIREVVVFHSSDDELRRHGVELPFAVIGDPAKLLYDEFGVGSSRRAILDPRALAPVVAQRIRQLLKRGDPTPTPVYNNDPIGGTLGLPGDFLIGSDGKVVAAKRGIHAYDQWSVDELLAHVR is encoded by the coding sequence ATGAGAAAAGCCAACGTCGTCGGCCCGGGCACTGTGGTGGCACCCCGGGAACTGGTCACCGTATCCGGAGAGACGGTGCGCATCCCGGATCCCGACCGCCTTGTCCATCTGCAGTTGCGTCGCTTCGCGGGCTGCCCGATCTGCAACGTGCACCTTCAGTCGATGGCGCGGCGTTACGACGAGATCGCCGCGGCCGGCATCCGTGAGGTGGTGGTGTTCCACTCCAGCGATGACGAACTGCGCCGCCACGGGGTCGAGCTGCCGTTCGCGGTCATCGGCGATCCGGCCAAGCTGCTCTACGACGAGTTCGGTGTGGGTTCCTCGCGGCGGGCCATCCTCGACCCCCGCGCCCTCGCCCCGGTCGTGGCCCAGCGGATTCGCCAACTCCTCAAGCGGGGCGACCCGACCCCGACACCGGTCTACAACAACGACCCGATCGGAGGCACCCTGGGGCTGCCGGGAGACTTCCTGATCGGCTCGGACGGCAAAGTGGTCGCCGCCAAACGCGGAATCCACGCCTACGACCAGTGGTCGGTCGACGAACTGCTGGCCCACGTGCGGTGA
- a CDS encoding YkgB family protein: MATNNVLTNPGIHARLEGLASFVARYGLVVVIAWIGALKFTAYEAEGIQPLVANSPLLSWLYNLFSVQTFSNLLGVFEILTAILLAAKPIAPKLSVLGSVLATLLFLTTISFLFSTPGVAEAAGGGFPALSSTGQFLLKDVVLLGVSLWTLADTLRG, from the coding sequence GTGGCTACCAACAATGTCCTGACCAATCCGGGCATCCACGCGAGGCTCGAAGGCCTCGCGTCTTTCGTCGCCCGCTACGGCCTGGTCGTCGTGATCGCCTGGATCGGTGCGCTGAAGTTCACCGCCTACGAGGCCGAGGGCATCCAGCCACTGGTCGCCAACAGCCCACTGTTGAGCTGGCTCTACAACCTGTTCTCGGTGCAGACCTTCTCCAATCTGCTGGGGGTTTTCGAGATCCTCACCGCGATCCTGCTGGCCGCCAAACCCATCGCGCCCAAACTCTCGGTGCTCGGCAGCGTCCTGGCGACGCTGTTGTTCCTGACGACGATCAGCTTCCTGTTCAGCACCCCCGGCGTCGCCGAAGCGGCCGGCGGCGGATTCCCCGCATTGTCGTCGACCGGTCAGTTCCTGCTCAAGGACGTCGTCCTACTCGGGGTGTCGCTGTGGACCCTGGCCGACACCCTACGTGGGTGA
- a CDS encoding alpha/beta fold hydrolase translates to MSLAVEQLLAGYRASGREFTAAGVRSFALDAGAPDAEPVVCVHGVPASSYLYRKVVAAVAHRGLRGIAVDLPGLGYAERPADFDYTWTGLGRWLLAAVDALELERFHLVVHDIGGPIGFEVAAAQPDRIRSLTMLNTTVAVESFQRPWMMEPFAHTGVGEAWLASLQLPGVFLSLMRYTGVSRKVPAAEIAAYVPLLLGDDGGRAFLKIMRGFEPTADKQRRYVSAVRNTPYPVQIVWGARDHALTLRHDGIHAQLASGIDDPILLPAKHFLQEDYPEQIADAVCRLASAVDGQRR, encoded by the coding sequence ATGTCGCTTGCCGTCGAGCAATTATTGGCCGGGTACCGGGCATCGGGCAGAGAGTTCACCGCCGCCGGGGTGCGCTCCTTTGCCCTCGATGCCGGTGCGCCGGACGCCGAGCCGGTGGTGTGCGTGCACGGGGTTCCCGCGTCGAGCTATCTCTACCGCAAGGTCGTAGCGGCCGTGGCGCACCGGGGTCTGCGCGGTATTGCCGTCGACCTGCCCGGGCTGGGTTACGCCGAACGTCCGGCGGACTTCGACTACACCTGGACCGGCCTTGGCCGCTGGTTGCTCGCGGCCGTCGACGCGTTGGAGCTCGAACGTTTCCACCTGGTGGTGCACGACATCGGAGGGCCGATCGGGTTCGAAGTCGCCGCAGCACAGCCTGACCGGATCCGGTCGTTGACCATGCTCAACACCACTGTGGCCGTTGAGAGCTTTCAGCGCCCGTGGATGATGGAGCCGTTTGCACACACGGGCGTGGGCGAGGCGTGGCTGGCGTCGCTGCAGTTGCCCGGTGTGTTCCTGTCGTTGATGCGCTACACGGGTGTCAGCCGCAAGGTTCCGGCGGCCGAAATCGCCGCGTATGTCCCGCTGTTGCTCGGCGACGACGGCGGGCGGGCGTTCCTGAAGATCATGCGAGGCTTCGAGCCGACCGCCGACAAGCAACGGCGCTACGTGTCCGCCGTACGGAACACCCCGTATCCGGTGCAGATCGTCTGGGGCGCCCGAGACCACGCCCTGACATTGCGCCACGACGGCATTCACGCGCAACTGGCATCAGGCATCGACGACCCGATCCTGTTGCCCGCCAAACATTTCCTCCAAGAGGACTACCCAGAACAGATCGCCGACGCCGTCTGCCGTCTCGCTTCGGCCGTTGACGGACAGCGTCGGTAA
- a CDS encoding thioredoxin domain-containing protein, translated as MDDLMMNDSSGASAARRPRASGTLGRRLAGRARWWLGALSVVAVVVVLAVAGIHHSSEPQTQHGASRSTAASSAIQTWRGAHQPSEGDALARGSVSAPVVVAEWGDFQCPFCRAFDLDSQPVLIGDYVQTGKVRFEWHDLAKLGPESVLAARGARAAARQGAFWAFHDAFYRDQAPENSGAVTEQSLMAMARNAGLDVDRFVADLADPAIADAVERDRSDARQLGITHVPSFLVNDELLIGAQSLDTLRRVIDAAAVKAP; from the coding sequence ATGGATGATCTGATGATGAACGACTCGTCGGGCGCTTCCGCTGCGCGACGCCCGCGAGCCTCGGGCACCCTTGGGCGCCGGCTGGCCGGGCGTGCACGGTGGTGGCTGGGTGCGTTGAGTGTGGTCGCGGTTGTGGTGGTGCTTGCTGTGGCCGGTATCCACCATTCGTCCGAACCACAGACGCAGCACGGTGCGTCACGATCCACCGCCGCGTCCTCGGCGATTCAGACGTGGCGCGGCGCGCATCAGCCGTCCGAGGGCGATGCCCTCGCGAGGGGATCGGTGTCGGCGCCGGTCGTGGTGGCGGAGTGGGGTGATTTCCAGTGTCCGTTTTGCCGGGCGTTCGATCTGGACAGCCAGCCGGTGCTGATCGGCGATTACGTGCAGACCGGCAAGGTGCGCTTCGAATGGCATGACCTGGCCAAGTTGGGTCCGGAGTCGGTGCTGGCCGCGCGCGGCGCGCGCGCAGCAGCGCGCCAAGGGGCGTTCTGGGCGTTTCACGACGCGTTTTACCGCGACCAGGCCCCGGAAAACAGCGGGGCGGTGACCGAGCAATCGCTGATGGCGATGGCGCGCAACGCGGGACTCGACGTTGACAGGTTCGTCGCCGACTTGGCTGACCCCGCCATCGCCGACGCGGTCGAGCGCGACCGCAGCGACGCACGGCAGCTCGGCATCACCCACGTGCCCTCCTTCCTGGTCAACGACGAGCTGCTCATCGGTGCGCAATCCTTGGACACGCTTCGTCGGGTCATCGATGCCGCCGCGGTGAAGGCGCCTTGA
- a CDS encoding cytochrome c biogenesis CcdA family protein, with translation MLDIGYLAAFLGGVLALLNPCNALLLPSFFAYAFSSPTMMVARTGVFYLGLAAVLVPLGAGTGGLAAILTEHRRVLIVAAGTVVIVFGLVQILGGGWTLAPVVRLQARMAQRSTWISTAGLGAAYGLAGFCSGPILGAVLTVAAAGAAPVRGGVLLAVYAAGMTAPLFLLTAAWQRFDLGHRKWLRGRAFQVGRLHLHTTSAIGGLLFVATGAVFVFFGGSTGIPAVDPRIALRGETAAAALAAHVPDTVVVLVVLAVAVLTLRCRRRHPRAGAADSTQPPDGRPAIVGGVEHSVRHTAVADPD, from the coding sequence GTGCTCGACATCGGCTACCTGGCTGCGTTTCTGGGTGGGGTGCTGGCGCTGCTCAACCCGTGCAACGCGCTGCTGTTGCCGTCGTTCTTCGCGTACGCCTTTTCTAGTCCGACGATGATGGTGGCGCGCACCGGTGTCTTCTATCTCGGCCTGGCCGCGGTCCTGGTCCCGTTGGGTGCGGGCACAGGCGGACTGGCGGCCATCCTCACCGAGCATCGGAGGGTGTTGATCGTTGCTGCCGGGACGGTGGTCATCGTTTTCGGCCTGGTTCAGATCCTCGGCGGCGGGTGGACTCTGGCGCCGGTGGTTCGCCTTCAGGCGCGAATGGCCCAGCGCAGCACCTGGATATCGACCGCCGGCCTGGGAGCGGCATACGGCCTGGCCGGCTTCTGTTCCGGCCCAATCCTGGGTGCGGTACTCACGGTGGCGGCCGCCGGCGCGGCCCCAGTGCGCGGTGGCGTGCTGCTGGCCGTCTACGCCGCCGGTATGACCGCGCCGCTGTTCCTATTGACTGCGGCGTGGCAGCGGTTCGACCTCGGGCATCGGAAATGGTTGCGTGGGAGGGCATTTCAGGTCGGTCGGCTGCACCTGCACACCACGTCTGCCATCGGTGGGCTGCTGTTTGTCGCGACCGGGGCGGTATTCGTCTTCTTCGGTGGCAGCACCGGCATCCCCGCCGTCGATCCCAGGATCGCACTGCGGGGCGAGACGGCCGCCGCGGCTCTGGCCGCTCACGTTCCCGACACCGTCGTGGTGCTGGTCGTGCTGGCCGTCGCGGTGCTCACGCTGCGGTGCCGGCGGCGACACCCGCGGGCGGGGGCCGCCGACTCGACACAGCCGCCGGACGGCAGGCCCGCGATCGTCGGTGGTGTCGAGCACTCGGTCCGGCACACCGCGGTGGCAGACCCCGACTGA
- a CDS encoding arabinosyltransferase domain-containing protein, giving the protein MESQRAREATPGWLALLVGLVGIVAGLALPFCPVRAQTTTLTWPVPGQPVVSSSAIVVPYRPLHLQATIPCAALRAATASAVRVIALSTGTGPAGLTVGGDRTGISVAADGRSVHLPVARHDVACDVHVAAGPAGMSVRDADSGRTIELPGHPVPEVFGFRTDLDAADATGMQVRLEVGDSFTTSPGPLKNALIGVQLIAAAAALWLLPRPTAPRRRWLRQRDRLWWVDVAVVAVLAGWAVIGPLAVDDGWAAMIARNQAETGNPGNYYRWWNAAEAPFALSQQLLAPLTGVSVAPFWLRGPSTALAIATWFVLTRGVLRAALPGVAASMRVRSLAALFLLATWLPFNLGTRPEPYVALGVTAVLALAIRARSPAGVGWLLLVVAVTVPISANGLLVVAPMMVFAPRLIAAVRAASARMHLSAVVAMLCCVAAVALTVVFADQTWDGVVVATDWHNFFGPSLRWHEEPLRYRYLLGSDQQGSFAKRLPVLLSVAMVPITLWAGLRRGDRIGRPGARLAGVVATALALLALSPSKWSYHLGSAAGLLAALLTVGVVMLVQRVAAADRYGVLAGVVGSALAAGAAALAFAGPNAWWLPAVYDVPWADTAPRPLGLPLAHPVLWLGLVAALSAAAGIAARRPGALRVVVAGPAMIAVTAVGMALALLVGSFVAAPIRRPAGSLALMNTHWIGGSRSCGLADDIEVLPDGAILDTAPDPGGAIAGFTAHGGFVPGAPPPDPPGRGTSTFLWGSRAAGVAATAAMTSPWFVLPVLSPDAGIAVSVSGRTNGGNALAFEFGRSQGAEVSVLSDRAPNDRPAAGEDPDHPLWRTIGVDAAEVPRGADRVRIRAVDARTDAFGWLAFTGPRLRSIVPLNRFLAGHGPVLLSWPQSFVFPCVRDIATISGGVAQTPVVVIESPRPWLTEDRDPDVGGTFTELAQFGNLYEIPSRLVGHPEVDWGTVKVSGDTASRDAYQRTVTEVIVPGSGGVAHQRPER; this is encoded by the coding sequence TTGGAGTCACAGCGTGCACGCGAGGCGACTCCCGGCTGGCTGGCTCTGCTTGTCGGCCTCGTGGGCATCGTTGCCGGCCTCGCGCTGCCATTCTGTCCGGTGCGGGCCCAAACGACGACGCTGACCTGGCCGGTGCCCGGCCAGCCGGTCGTCTCCAGCAGCGCGATCGTGGTGCCCTACCGACCGCTGCACCTGCAGGCGACGATCCCCTGCGCGGCCCTGCGCGCCGCGACCGCATCTGCCGTACGTGTCATTGCGCTGAGCACCGGTACCGGGCCTGCAGGCCTGACCGTCGGCGGTGATCGCACCGGGATCAGTGTTGCCGCCGACGGGCGCAGCGTGCATTTGCCGGTCGCGCGCCACGACGTCGCATGTGACGTGCACGTCGCAGCCGGACCGGCCGGGATGTCGGTGCGCGACGCCGACTCCGGGCGCACGATCGAGCTGCCCGGCCACCCGGTTCCTGAGGTGTTCGGGTTCCGTACGGACCTCGACGCGGCCGATGCGACCGGGATGCAGGTGCGCCTCGAGGTCGGTGATTCCTTCACCACGTCTCCCGGTCCACTGAAGAACGCCCTGATCGGGGTGCAGCTGATCGCGGCTGCCGCGGCGCTGTGGTTGTTGCCGCGACCCACCGCGCCGCGTCGACGGTGGCTGCGGCAGCGGGATCGACTGTGGTGGGTCGACGTCGCGGTGGTGGCGGTGCTGGCCGGGTGGGCGGTGATCGGTCCGCTGGCCGTCGACGACGGCTGGGCCGCCATGATCGCGCGCAACCAGGCCGAGACGGGCAACCCGGGTAATTACTATCGATGGTGGAACGCCGCCGAGGCGCCGTTCGCGTTGAGCCAGCAGCTGCTGGCACCGCTGACTGGGGTCAGCGTGGCGCCGTTTTGGCTGCGGGGCCCCAGCACCGCATTGGCGATCGCGACCTGGTTTGTGTTGACGCGGGGGGTACTACGCGCGGCTTTGCCCGGGGTCGCGGCGAGCATGCGGGTCCGCAGTTTGGCGGCGTTGTTCCTGCTGGCGACCTGGCTGCCGTTCAACCTCGGTACCCGTCCGGAACCGTATGTGGCGCTGGGTGTTACGGCGGTTCTTGCGCTGGCAATACGCGCTCGCAGTCCGGCCGGTGTGGGCTGGCTGCTGCTGGTCGTCGCAGTCACGGTGCCGATCAGTGCCAACGGCCTTCTGGTCGTGGCCCCGATGATGGTGTTCGCCCCGCGGCTGATCGCGGCAGTGCGCGCGGCATCCGCTCGCATGCACCTGTCGGCGGTTGTCGCGATGCTGTGCTGCGTCGCGGCTGTGGCTCTTACCGTCGTCTTCGCCGATCAAACCTGGGATGGCGTGGTGGTGGCCACCGACTGGCACAACTTTTTCGGGCCGTCGCTGCGGTGGCACGAGGAGCCACTGCGCTATCGGTACCTGTTGGGGTCCGACCAGCAGGGCAGCTTCGCCAAGCGGCTGCCCGTCTTGTTGTCCGTCGCGATGGTGCCGATCACCTTGTGGGCGGGGCTGCGCCGCGGCGATCGGATCGGCCGGCCCGGTGCTCGGCTGGCGGGGGTGGTGGCGACGGCGCTTGCGTTGCTGGCGCTGTCACCGTCGAAGTGGTCCTACCACCTGGGGTCAGCGGCGGGACTACTCGCCGCGCTGCTCACTGTGGGCGTCGTGATGCTCGTCCAGCGAGTCGCTGCGGCCGATCGTTACGGCGTTCTTGCCGGGGTTGTGGGATCGGCGCTGGCCGCCGGAGCGGCGGCGCTGGCCTTCGCCGGGCCGAACGCTTGGTGGCTGCCTGCGGTCTATGACGTCCCGTGGGCCGACACGGCGCCCCGACCGCTCGGCCTGCCGCTGGCTCATCCGGTGTTGTGGCTTGGGCTGGTCGCGGCGCTGTCGGCTGCAGCGGGGATCGCCGCTCGACGGCCGGGTGCCCTGCGGGTGGTGGTCGCGGGTCCCGCCATGATCGCCGTGACCGCTGTCGGTATGGCGCTCGCCCTGCTGGTTGGCTCGTTTGTCGCGGCGCCCATCCGCCGTCCGGCCGGTTCACTGGCCCTGATGAACACGCACTGGATCGGCGGCAGCCGGTCGTGCGGGTTGGCCGATGACATCGAAGTGTTGCCCGACGGCGCGATCCTGGACACCGCGCCCGACCCCGGCGGCGCGATCGCCGGATTCACCGCCCACGGCGGCTTCGTGCCCGGCGCCCCGCCGCCCGACCCCCCGGGGCGAGGCACGTCGACTTTCCTGTGGGGTAGCCGCGCGGCCGGTGTCGCAGCCACGGCAGCCATGACCAGCCCCTGGTTCGTGTTGCCGGTGCTCTCGCCCGACGCCGGCATCGCGGTGTCGGTCTCGGGGCGCACCAACGGCGGCAACGCGCTCGCCTTCGAATTCGGCCGCAGCCAGGGGGCGGAGGTCAGTGTGCTCAGCGACCGCGCCCCGAACGACCGGCCGGCCGCCGGCGAGGATCCCGACCATCCACTGTGGCGCACGATCGGTGTCGATGCCGCCGAGGTGCCCCGCGGCGCTGACCGGGTACGGATCCGGGCGGTCGACGCCCGCACCGACGCCTTCGGTTGGCTGGCGTTCACCGGACCGCGGCTGCGTTCGATCGTGCCCTTGAACCGGTTTCTTGCCGGCCACGGACCGGTTCTGCTCAGCTGGCCGCAGTCGTTCGTGTTTCCGTGCGTGCGCGACATCGCCACGATCTCTGGCGGCGTCGCCCAGACACCCGTCGTGGTGATCGAGTCACCACGACCCTGGCTCACCGAGGACAGAGACCCCGACGTCGGGGGCACCTTCACCGAGCTCGCCCAGTTCGGGAACCTCTACGAGATCCCCAGCCGTCTGGTCGGGCACCCAGAGGTCGACTGGGGAACGGTGAAGGTTTCAGGGGACACAGCCAGCCGCGACGCCTACCAACGCACCGTCACCGAGGTGATCGTCCCCGGCAGCGGAGGTGTCGCGCATCAACGACCCGAACGCTGA